In Lentisphaera araneosa HTCC2155, the genomic window GGAACGGGACTTTTTTTGAGCACACCAGAAATATTGATGCAGGGGATACCTAAACTTTGAATGAGTTCCGCTTCCTCCTGACTATTGATTTGGGCGATAATCCCATCGCCATCCCAATTTTTTAAATCCCGAATTTCCAGCCTATGTCGTTCTGGATTGGTTAAAAATTGCCAATTTGCCGCACAAGGATGATTACGAATCCCATAAAGAACTTCAGTTAAATGATCCACTCCAATCGGAAAGGCTAGAGCTACTCTTTTCATACTTACGCCCTTATTTTTTTGCGCTTTCATGTAATTATAATACATTTTTGCGTATTTTAAACTTTTTTTTCGTTAAATGAATCATGATTTTTTACTTTTCATCCCCCATAGTTGATACAATCAAACAAGGACAAGTATGAACAAAACAATTCTAAGTTTATTGGGCCTGACCCTTTCTGTCGGCCTCTCTGCCGATGTAAAACGCGGTCAGCAAGTATTCAATCAATTTTGCGCCAATTGCCATGGCGATAAAGGTCAGGGGCTAGTTGGTCCTAACCTCACTGACAAGGAAATCCTGCACGGTAGCAGTAAAGAAGAGATAGTGAAAGTCATTAAAAATGGCGTCTTAGAAAAAGCTATGCCCGCATGGGGAACTATCCTCAACGATTCACAAATCTCGGATGTCAGCGATTATGTTAAATCCATCATCGGCAAGAATCTCAAAAATGGCTTCGTCGCAGTAAAAACAACAGTGAGTTCCTTCCCAACAGGAACTCTAGAAAAACCTTACCTCATTCGTACTTACATGCCTGCATTGGATCTTGATAAAAGTATTTTCGTCAACCACGGCAAAGGAGGCAACGTCAACAAATACAGTCCCGGCTCCGGCAAAGAGGACCCCAAGAAAGTTCAAAAGCCCATCAATGGCTTGCCTTCGACAATCACCGTTAATTTTGGCCAAGAACTTTCCTATACTTTCGACACCCTAGAATGTCGCCTGCTCTACACCTGGTCAGGGCAATTCCTCGACATGACCAAATACTGGGGCAAAGGAACCGGCGGCGGCCGCAGAGGTTTTGGCTACATCCCCGATATTATGGGTGATGTTCATTTCAAAACTTCCGGAGCTCACCCATTCAAAGGCAAGGTACAATTTAAAGGCTACCGCAAAGAAAAGGGAATTCCCGTATTTCTCTATCAGGCTGGAGGTCTTTCTATCAGTCTTAAAATCACTCTCGGGCCTAAAAAGGGCGAAGCCATTTGCGAATACCGCACAAATTCAAAGGAACCTCTCAAGATCAAGCTCCCTCCCGGAATTCAAAGCTCATCCGGTCAGAGCGGAAGCTTAATCCTAAATGCCCAACAAGCTCAAAACTTTAAACTCATCGTCAAAGGAGCAAAATAATGAAGAAATTTCTACTCACAGTTTTTGCCCTTTCCGCAAATCTTTTAGCTGAAAGCTATAAAGTCGACACCATTAAGACGCCACTGGAGATTGCTCCTGAAATTGGTGGCCTCGCTTTTAATCCATCCGGTGAACTCGTGGTCGTCACCCGCCGTTCAGGCATTCAAATTGCCAAGACCGCAAAAGATCCAAATGGCTTTCAGTGGCGCAGTTTTAGCGATGATTCACTGCACAACCCCTGTGGTGTGCAGGTTATATCTGATTCAGAAATGTTTATTTCCCAAATGGCTGAGCTCACCAAGGTCTCCGACACCGATAAAGATGGTATTGCCGATTCTTACGAACTCATTTCAAATGAATTTGGCTTAAGTGGCAACTATCACGAAACTAATTATATCCTGCCCGATAAAAAAGGTGGCTGGTATATCGCTGTGGGTACGGCATCACATAACGGTCCAACCTTTTATCACACTCAAGGTGAATACAAACATAACGGTCGCCGCGGCCGCAATTTCGCTGCTGTAAAATGGAAGGGTTGGGTCATGCACATTGATGCTAAAGGAAAAATAACGCCATTCGCCAAAGGCTTCCGCATGCACAATGGTATGGGCATGAGCCCTGACGGCAAAATTTTTGCCGGTGACAATCAAGGTGACTGGCGGGGTACATCGCCCATCTATCACGTCCAAAAAGACAAGTTCTACGGTCACCCATCAGCGCTGGTTTGGGACGAAAAGTTCGTTAAAGAAGTATCAGACAACCCCCTCTTCTACTACATCAATAACATGAAACAGTACGAAAAAGACCGTACACCCGCGGCTATTGAACTTCCCCAGGGAATGATCTGTAACTCACCTGGAGAAATAATCTTTGATACCAAGGGTAATTTCGGCCCATTTAAAGGCCAAGCTTTTGTGGGCGATATCGCAGGACCGCGCATCGTGCGCCTCATGTTTGAAGAAGTCGATGGCGTGATGCAGGGGGCTTGTATTAAGTTCGTTGAAAAGAAAGTCCGCACTGGCAATAACCGCTTGGTATTCAGTCCCAAGGGCGATGAACTCTACGTAGGCCAAACGGTTCGTGGCTGGGGCAAGCCCTCAGAAGGTATTCAGCGTATTTCATTTAATGGTGAAATGCCTGATTCCATTCAAAAAGTCGAACTAACTCAAGAAGGCTTCCACATCACTTTCACCAAGGAAAAAAGCCCACAGGATTTAGCGAATATCGCAAATTATGCCGTGCAATCCTACCACTACCCTTCTACTCACAAATACGGTTCAAAACCTATGGATCGTAAAAATATTCAAATAACAAAAGTTGATGTCGGAAGTGATAAGAAAAGCGTACTCATTCATGTCAATAGCCTTCAAACTAAGCGCCTCTACCAAATTGATGTAAAAAACACCTTAGCTAGTTGCTTAGATCAAGCTCGCGCCATTTATAAAATAAACCGCCTACAGCCGGGAACTGTCGTTAAAGAAGTCAAAATTGAAAAAGCTGAGCCTGCAACTGTTAAGCTCAGTAAAGGTAAAGACAAAGTGACTGTAACTGTCGATGGCAAACTCTTTACCGAGTTCATCCAGGGACCAAACAAGCCCTGCCTTTATCCCGTCAATGGACCAAATCAGGAAAACCTCACTCGCCATTACCCTTTCAAAAAAGGAGTGAAAAATGAGAAGCCAGATCATCCCTGGCATACGGGGATTT contains:
- a CDS encoding DUF6807 family protein; the protein is MKKFLLTVFALSANLLAESYKVDTIKTPLEIAPEIGGLAFNPSGELVVVTRRSGIQIAKTAKDPNGFQWRSFSDDSLHNPCGVQVISDSEMFISQMAELTKVSDTDKDGIADSYELISNEFGLSGNYHETNYILPDKKGGWYIAVGTASHNGPTFYHTQGEYKHNGRRGRNFAAVKWKGWVMHIDAKGKITPFAKGFRMHNGMGMSPDGKIFAGDNQGDWRGTSPIYHVQKDKFYGHPSALVWDEKFVKEVSDNPLFYYINNMKQYEKDRTPAAIELPQGMICNSPGEIIFDTKGNFGPFKGQAFVGDIAGPRIVRLMFEEVDGVMQGACIKFVEKKVRTGNNRLVFSPKGDELYVGQTVRGWGKPSEGIQRISFNGEMPDSIQKVELTQEGFHITFTKEKSPQDLANIANYAVQSYHYPSTHKYGSKPMDRKNIQITKVDVGSDKKSVLIHVNSLQTKRLYQIDVKNTLASCLDQARAIYKINRLQPGTVVKEVKIEKAEPATVKLSKGKDKVTVTVDGKLFTEFIQGPNKPCLYPVNGPNQENLTRHYPFKKGVKNEKPDHPWHTGIYFTFGKINDIDFWNTRTGKDKYIKNVDLQTDGSKILAHNQWIHNDKKVLSDITEITFSADSKKRFIDYKVTLNADTKDLVFGDTKEGMMAIRMDPSFKVSGQGATVLNSSGTSGKGVWGKEAKWVSYNNIQGSVISIMDHPKNLRHPSRWHARDYGLCATNPFGQNSYTKKKLAKDPFTLKKGQQITFQYRFAFHKETNDKDSINKLYNSWTQK
- a CDS encoding c-type cytochrome, whose protein sequence is MNKTILSLLGLTLSVGLSADVKRGQQVFNQFCANCHGDKGQGLVGPNLTDKEILHGSSKEEIVKVIKNGVLEKAMPAWGTILNDSQISDVSDYVKSIIGKNLKNGFVAVKTTVSSFPTGTLEKPYLIRTYMPALDLDKSIFVNHGKGGNVNKYSPGSGKEDPKKVQKPINGLPSTITVNFGQELSYTFDTLECRLLYTWSGQFLDMTKYWGKGTGGGRRGFGYIPDIMGDVHFKTSGAHPFKGKVQFKGYRKEKGIPVFLYQAGGLSISLKITLGPKKGEAICEYRTNSKEPLKIKLPPGIQSSSGQSGSLILNAQQAQNFKLIVKGAK